The sequence TCAGTGGTGAGGTCAACTCACCGGGCAAATACGAATTTGCATTAGAAGAGGAAATAACGATTCTGAGGATACTGGCAAGAGCCGGCGGGGAAAAGCCCTCTGCTTCTGATCAAATAAGGGTTTTGCTGCCGTCTGGAGAAATTCTCCCAATGAGTCTTTCTCAGATCAAGAACGAAGGAAAGGATGCCTCTATTGAAGCTGGCAGTACAGTTTTGGTGCCAAAACAGGTAATACGAGTCACCGTACTGGGCGCAGTTAACAACCCCGGCCTGTACACTTTCAATCTCGATGAGAGGCACTCTCTATCTGACGCACTGGCGAGGGCCGGAGGACTTATAGATGAGAACATCGTCGACAAGATAGCGGTTCAGGACGGCAAGCTCTATAGTGAATTCTCTACATCTGTCTTGCAGAGGCGAGGAGATTCACTTTCAGACAACTCGTTTGTCTATGTATCAAGCAAATCATCGATTTCTGTTACGATCCTCGGAGAAATCGCAAGGCCCGGAAAGTACGAAATCACTGGTACCAGGCCTTCTATAGCAACGGCAATTGCAGTATCGGGAGGACTTGATCAATCAGTGACTACGCTGAGCCTTGTGGGAAGTGATGGAAGGGTGCAGTTAATCGATGCGCGTAAAACTGAGGAGTTGGCCAGAAGCTACCTGGAAGATGAGGATACTATAGTTGCACTGAAGAACTATGAGTCTTTCATCACGGTGATCGGCGACGTGAAGTCACCAGGAGTGTTTTCGGTCTCGGAGTATGGGGATCTTTCACTTGCCGAACTTCTAAGTCTTGCTGGCGGCCTATCCAACTTCGAAACGAGCGGACGAATATTCATTTCTTCGGCAGGAAAAACCGAAGAAGTTGCCACTACACCAGAGGACTTCATCTCACTTGCTAGAAAGGTCGTTTCTCCGGGATCCACTATCTA comes from Mesotoga infera and encodes:
- a CDS encoding polysaccharide export protein, whose protein sequence is GGLTDRAATNIKISDHDREIFWLDLVEGNDVPLTGGQTVYVAGDDRFIYVSGEVNSPGKYEFALEEEITILRILARAGGEKPSASDQIRVLLPSGEILPMSLSQIKNEGKDASIEAGSTVLVPKQVIRVTVLGAVNNPGLYTFNLDERHSLSDALARAGGLIDENIVDKIAVQDGKLYSEFSTSVLQRRGDSLSDNSFVYVSSKSSISVTILGEIARPGKYEITGTRPSIATAIAVSGGLDQSVTTLSLVGSDGRVQLIDARKTEELARSYLEDEDTIVALKNYESFITVIGDVKSPGVFSVSEYGDLSLAELLSLAGGLSNFETSGRIFISSAGKTEEVATTPEDFISLARKVVSPGSTIYVPYLEPARVYVFGEVQRPGVVRFYEGMTAIEAVIEAGGPTSYAVLGNALLFQNLEEQPLVLDLDQQKGKPAKGSVPLLPGNIIFVPQSSIVNIKDIMSIVASSLSIVNSAVGIFK